The Helicobacter sp. 11S03491-1 sequence AAGATAGTTTTTCGCCCATTTTTTGCCCAATCCAAAGTTAAAAGTGATTTGATTAAGATTATCCATATAGATTAAAAAACCTCCCTTGATATCCATATTTGCACTATATCCATGATATTTAAATGTATTTTTTAATATAGGAATATTCTGAGCATATTCAGAATAAGAGGTGTTTATAGAGAATAAAAAGCGCCTAAAAGGGATGCTAAAATCAAATGAAGCATAAATATTGTGAGCATTTTTCCAATTAGGGGTGAGGACAACGTAGGTATTAAAAATTTCTGCTAAAGAGAGTATGTTTTCTAAGCCTAATTGAAAAGAAGTCTGATAAATCCCACTTGATAGAGATCCTCCATTGTTTGCATTAAAAGAAGCATAAATTGGGAGCAAGGAGGAGTGAGGCTTGATAATGAGTTTAGAACCGATTGCGTCTTGTTGATTTTCAGGGGGAATGGATAGGATTTCCATAGTGGGGTTTTGCGTTTTGAGACGTTTAAAGTTATAAAATCCTCTGTCAATGGGTTTTATGCAAAAAATATCTCCGATTTTAATCCCATAATCTTTGCCCCAAAACAAGGTTGAGAAGCGGTTTTTATTTTCATATTCTATTTCTTTGAGAATAGAAGTCTCTATCATGACAATTAATGTTTTGGTATTTAAATCTTGAGATTTTAAACCAAAATTTGTTGTGATATAGCCTTTTTTAAAGGATTTGAGTTTGATTTTATTTAAAAGTTCGCTAATTTTTTGCGTATCCAGGCATTGGTGAGTAAAAGTTTGAAGGATAGGGATAAGAAACTTAAACTCCTTTTGGACTTTTTCCTCAATAGCAAGTGTGCTTGATTGCAAATAAATATAATCAATCATAAAACAAACTAAATGGGGTATCTCCAATTCTTTTTTATAAGAAATTTTTTGAGGATTATTTTCTTTGGATGAGAGAGAGAATTTAGAGATAGAAGAAAAATTAGGGTTTGGGCATTCTTTTTGATTACCGGATTGCTTGTTTGTATGGGCTAAAGCAGAGGGTGTATCATCACAAAAAATTTGCGATCCGTCAATACATGGAGCAAGAAAAAATATCCCCATCCAACAAAAAATATTTTTTACAATCAACATTATCCTCAATTCTCTTCTCTCTCTTTTTTAAAAA is a genomic window containing:
- a CDS encoding ShlB/FhaC/HecB family hemolysin secretion/activation protein produces the protein MIVKNIFCWMGIFFLAPCIDGSQIFCDDTPSALAHTNKQSGNQKECPNPNFSSISKFSLSSKENNPQKISYKKELEIPHLVCFMIDYIYLQSSTLAIEEKVQKEFKFLIPILQTFTHQCLDTQKISELLNKIKLKSFKKGYITTNFGLKSQDLNTKTLIVMIETSILKEIEYENKNRFSTLFWGKDYGIKIGDIFCIKPIDRGFYNFKRLKTQNPTMEILSIPPENQQDAIGSKLIIKPHSSLLPIYASFNANNGGSLSSGIYQTSFQLGLENILSLAEIFNTYVVLTPNWKNAHNIYASFDFSIPFRRFLFSINTSYSEYAQNIPILKNTFKYHGYSANMDIKGGFLIYMDNLNQITFNFGLGKKWAKNYLENIELIPQRRNLTNVYANFNYLRYIKQASFNLSLGIKQGVKFLGAMENLTNSQESPDFFYTIPTIDIYAYAPFDMNRQHFAYTGFLKTQVSRTRLYANEKFNLGGIYSVRGFDSSALNGEIGILNRNDLAYYFPPFFRISLVPTLGIDMGYTTDIYMNSQDRLRNQGFLIGGGGGLKIYWGRYFNTEIWGYAPFYNPSKLKGRYFYASAGIYWQ